Proteins co-encoded in one Melitaea cinxia chromosome 13, ilMelCinx1.1, whole genome shotgun sequence genomic window:
- the LOC123659228 gene encoding uncharacterized protein LOC123659228, with protein MKGSVIFNGNTSGPFEMRRGVRQGCVLAPTLFGIFFSLLLREAFGNDQQGIHFYTRTDGKLYNITKLLKSKRNREDIFVDSLLFADDAAFVADSALELQTILDRFARACALFSMTINAKKTVVMVQGSTKIPKITLDGVPLAVVNKFTYLGSTVSNNLSLDAEIDIRIGKAATTFGQLNTRVWKNKHLTTRTKMIVYQACILSILSYGAETWTTYAKQERRLNAFHMRCLRNILGISWEDRVTNERVLNIAQLPSFTALLKQKRLRWLGHVHRMEPSRLPRRILLGAVANAKRNLGRPMLRFKDCAKRDMHAFGIDHQNWEAVAESRDGWRKVVVDGRKIHDQAWFETLAARRTRQQQASSVADTTRFTCRACGKGCRSRIGLFSHEKSCVINSS; from the coding sequence ATGAAAGGTTCTGTCATATTCAACGGAAACACATCCGGTCCGTTCGAGATGCGTAGAGGTGTGCGACAGGGCTGCGTATTGGCCCCTACCCTGTTTGGTATATTCTTTTCATTACTCTTAAGAGAAGCGTTCGGCAATGACCAACAGGGTATCCATTTTTATACGAGGACGGATGGGAAGCTCTATAACATCACAAAACTTCTCAAATCCAAGCGTAATCGCGAGGACATTTTTGTAGACAGCCTCTTATTTGCCGATGACGCAGCTTTTGTCGCTGACTCCGCTCTCGAGCTTCAGACCATATTGGACAGGTTCGCCCGGGCGTGTGCACTGTTCTCAATGACGATAAATGCCAAAAAAACCGTTGTGATGGTGCAGGGAAGCACGAAAATACCGAAAATTACGTTGGATGGCGTGCCCCTGGCTGTCGTAAACAAGTTTACGTATCTAGGGTCTACCGTGTCGAACAATCTCTCGCTTGATGCGGAGATCGATATTCGTATCGGCAAAGCGGCGACCACCTTCGGGCAGCTTAATACGAGAGTATGGAAAAACAAACATCTTACCACGCGTACCAAGATGATCGTCTATCAGGCATGCATCTTGAGTATTCTCTCTTACGGAGCTGAAACCTGGACGACGTACGCGAAACAAGAACGTCGACTAAACGCCTTCCATATGCGCTGTCTTCGTAACATCTTGGGCATATCCTGGGAGGACAGAGTTACCAACGAGCGGGTTCTTAATATTGCACAGCTGCCTAGCTTCACAGCGTTACTCAAGCAGAAGCGGTTGCGTTGGCTAGGGCATGTGCATCGAATGGAGCCCTCGCGCCTGCCTCGGCGGATCTTGCTTGGTGCTGTAGCAAACGCAAAACGtaacttggggaggcccatgCTACGGTTTAAGGATTGCGCTAAACGAGATATGCACGCCTTTGGTATCGACCACCAAAACTGGGAAGCAGTTGCCGAGAGTCGTGACGGATGGCGTAAAGTTGTTGTGGACGGACGCAAGATACACGATCAAGCTTGGTTTGAGACTTTAGCGGCAAGAAGAACGCGACAACAACAAGCTTCTTCCGTCGCTGACACCACCCGGTTTACCTGCAGGGCGTGTGGCAAAGGTTGTCGCTCACGTATCGGCTTATTTAGTCACGAAAAGAGCTGTGTAATTAACTCAAGCtga